From one Candidatus Lernaella stagnicola genomic stretch:
- a CDS encoding OAM dimerization domain-containing protein — protein sequence MPESKVRQVNLADVRPYGDAMNDGAVQMSFTLPVPLTPEAIEAARLLARELGLRDAAVQHSEDLGGYSFFVVYGHTQHGVDMTQIHVEKVATKARSRQECNEAIEKHFGRKLVIIGACIGTDAHTVGIDAIMNMKGYDGHYGLERFVMVEAKNLGAQVPSETLLREAMERNADAVLVSQVVTEKGFHKNNLTRFVEMAEAAGCREQWVLVCGGPRVDHKLALELGYDAGFGRGTHAEHVCSFVIDRLLQRKET from the coding sequence ATGCCCGAATCTAAGGTTCGCCAGGTGAATTTGGCCGACGTGCGGCCCTATGGCGACGCGATGAACGACGGCGCCGTCCAAATGAGTTTCACGCTGCCGGTGCCGCTCACCCCCGAGGCGATCGAAGCGGCGCGGTTGTTGGCGCGCGAACTCGGCCTGCGCGACGCCGCCGTGCAACACAGCGAAGACCTCGGCGGCTATTCGTTTTTCGTGGTGTACGGTCACACTCAACACGGCGTCGACATGACGCAGATCCACGTTGAGAAGGTCGCGACGAAAGCCCGCAGCCGGCAGGAATGCAACGAGGCCATCGAAAAGCACTTCGGCCGCAAGCTGGTGATCATCGGCGCATGTATCGGCACCGACGCCCACACGGTCGGCATCGACGCGATCATGAACATGAAAGGATACGACGGCCATTACGGGCTGGAACGCTTCGTGATGGTCGAAGCGAAAAACCTCGGTGCGCAGGTGCCGTCCGAAACGCTGCTGCGCGAAGCGATGGAACGAAACGCCGACGCCGTGCTGGTGAGCCAGGTCGTCACGGAAAAAGGTTTTCATAAAAACAACCTGACGCGCTTTGTCGAGATGGCCGAAGCCGCCGGATGCCGCGAACAATGGGTGCTGGTGTGCGGCGGACCGCGGGTCGATCACAAACTGGCGCTGGAACTGGGCTACGACGCCGGTTTCGGCCGCGGCACCCACGCCGAACACGTGTGCAGCTTCGTCATCGATCGCCTTCTGCAACGGAAAGAAACGTGA
- a CDS encoding lysine 5,6-aminomutase subunit alpha: protein MRLALDPSKIRHARELAAMIAEPVLKQSISHTTDSVERTTLRLMGLEGADADGVPLVNVLVRHLRSRLPEGISPLVLAAATERDLSLAELAQGVSEKKLDLSDFQMADRRASIDAARDRLSDGLKRITRQRKLRRDMIAELGEGPQPWLYVIVATGNIHEDIAQAQMAARQGADIVAVIRSTAQSLLDYVPEGVTTEGFGGTYATQANFALMREALDDVSREVGRYIRLVNYASGLCMPEIAAMGGLERLDMMLNDSMYGILFRDINPLRTFVDQHLSRMISAHSEIVINTGEDNYLTTTDAVEAAHTVLASDLINECFAVFAGLTPTLIGLGHAFEIKPELPNSFVLELAQALLVREVFPHHPIKYMPPTKHMTGDIFRGYAMNTMFNLAGVVTGQGIQLLGMLTEAMHTPFLMDRALAIKNASMVFNAARELGDSLEVKSDSPLARRADETLGNAIKFLERVRDEGLFSAIAAGRFADIQRPPEGGKGADGVVKKARDYANPLFSLLRKNHARI, encoded by the coding sequence ATGCGTCTTGCCCTCGATCCGTCGAAGATTCGCCACGCACGGGAGTTGGCGGCGATGATCGCCGAACCTGTCCTGAAGCAGAGCATCTCCCACACGACCGATAGCGTCGAACGCACCACGCTGCGCCTGATGGGCTTGGAAGGTGCCGACGCCGACGGTGTGCCGCTCGTCAACGTGCTGGTCAGGCATTTGCGGTCGCGTTTGCCCGAGGGAATCAGCCCGCTCGTGCTCGCCGCCGCTACGGAGCGCGACCTCAGCCTGGCCGAACTGGCGCAAGGCGTTTCGGAGAAGAAGCTCGACTTGTCGGACTTCCAAATGGCGGACCGCCGCGCGTCGATCGATGCCGCCCGCGACCGTCTGAGCGACGGCTTGAAGCGTATTACACGTCAGCGAAAGCTGCGCCGCGACATGATTGCCGAACTGGGCGAAGGCCCCCAGCCGTGGCTGTACGTCATCGTCGCCACGGGCAATATCCACGAGGACATCGCCCAAGCGCAGATGGCGGCCCGGCAGGGGGCGGATATCGTAGCGGTGATCCGCAGCACGGCGCAAAGCCTGTTGGATTATGTGCCCGAAGGCGTGACGACCGAAGGTTTCGGCGGCACGTACGCAACGCAGGCTAACTTTGCGCTGATGCGCGAGGCGCTCGACGACGTATCGCGGGAGGTGGGGCGCTATATTCGCCTGGTGAATTACGCGTCGGGTTTGTGCATGCCGGAAATCGCGGCGATGGGCGGCCTCGAACGTCTGGACATGATGCTCAACGATTCCATGTACGGCATCCTGTTCCGCGACATCAATCCGCTGCGCACTTTCGTCGACCAGCACCTCTCGCGGATGATCAGCGCCCATTCCGAAATTGTCATCAACACGGGCGAAGACAACTACCTGACAACGACCGACGCCGTCGAAGCCGCCCACACCGTGCTGGCCAGCGATTTGATCAACGAGTGCTTCGCGGTTTTCGCCGGCCTGACCCCAACGTTGATCGGCCTGGGTCACGCTTTCGAAATCAAGCCCGAACTGCCCAACAGTTTCGTGCTGGAACTGGCGCAAGCGCTGCTTGTGCGCGAAGTTTTTCCGCACCACCCCATCAAATATATGCCGCCGACCAAGCACATGACCGGCGACATTTTCCGTGGCTACGCAATGAACACGATGTTCAATTTGGCCGGCGTCGTCACGGGACAGGGCATCCAGCTTCTCGGTATGCTCACCGAAGCGATGCACACGCCCTTCTTGATGGACCGCGCGCTGGCCATCAAGAACGCCAGCATGGTCTTCAACGCCGCCCGCGAACTCGGTGACAGTTTGGAAGTGAAAAGCGATTCGCCGCTGGCCCGACGCGCCGACGAGACGCTCGGCAACGCCATTAAATTTCTGGAGCGGGTCCGCGACGAAGGTCTTTTCTCGGCCATTGCGGCTGGACGCTTCGCGGATATCCAGCGGCCACCGGAGGGCGGCAAAGGCGCGGACGGTGTCGTGAAAAAAGCGCGTGACTACGCTAATCCTTTGTTCTCTTTGCTCAGGAAGAACCATGCCCGAATCTAA
- a CDS encoding SUMF1/EgtB/PvdO family nonheme iron enzyme: MTRTAIRAVILFFVITLTLGAMGAGVFFAWGWPERGAPVPPTMTLIPAGMFISGCDHEKDPQCTADDPPLTTGYLPAFFLDRVEVTVADFARCVAAGECEPPPDGQGCNYGISGRENHPVNCVNQLQGREYCAFVGKRLPTATLWEKAARGVDGRIYPWGNEFNPRFGNFGDEGRADGFTHTAPVGSFPEGRGSYGNLDLAGNVAEWTTTRRTTYYDPARPAVTGPQYKGISVVLKGGSFMVERPALLRMVGSPKSRPVRFTTVLGFRCFQATWR, from the coding sequence ATGACCCGCACCGCAATCCGAGCCGTCATACTCTTTTTTGTCATCACTCTGACCCTAGGCGCAATGGGCGCCGGGGTCTTCTTCGCGTGGGGGTGGCCCGAGCGGGGCGCGCCCGTGCCGCCGACCATGACGCTGATTCCGGCCGGCATGTTCATCTCGGGCTGCGACCATGAGAAGGATCCACAATGCACGGCCGATGACCCGCCCTTGACGACGGGATATTTGCCCGCGTTTTTCCTCGATCGGGTTGAGGTCACCGTGGCCGATTTCGCGCGATGTGTCGCCGCCGGTGAATGCGAGCCGCCGCCGGATGGTCAGGGATGTAACTACGGAATATCCGGTCGCGAGAATCACCCGGTCAATTGTGTCAACCAGTTACAGGGCCGCGAATACTGCGCCTTTGTCGGCAAGCGCTTGCCCACGGCGACTCTTTGGGAAAAAGCCGCCCGTGGTGTCGACGGCCGCATTTATCCCTGGGGCAACGAATTCAACCCGCGTTTCGGAAATTTCGGCGACGAGGGGCGGGCCGACGGTTTTACACATACCGCGCCGGTCGGTTCCTTTCCCGAAGGACGCGGCTCCTACGGCAACTTAGACTTAGCCGGCAACGTGGCGGAGTGGACGACGACGCGGCGTACGACCTACTACGATCCGGCGCGCCCGGCCGTCACCGGGCCGCAATACAAGGGGATTAGCGTGGTGCTTAAAGGCGGCTCGTTCATGGTGGAGCGCCCGGCGTTGCTGCGGATGGTCGGCAGCCCGAAAAGTCGTCCGGTGCGCTTTACGACGGTGCTTGGTTTTCGCTGCTTCCAGGCTACGTGGCGCTAG
- the ablA gene encoding lysine 2,3-aminomutase: protein MNIVTRGTFWHDVADKDWTDWKWQMRHRITTVDQLRKVFPEIPTVETEQIDRVLTHFRMAITPYYASLIDITNPHCPVRLQAVPSAYELMKAPEDLTDPLDEDRDTIAPHLTYRYPDRVLMLLTEVCNMYCRHCTRRRKVGEVDAAFDDEIIDQQVAAIAARPQVRDIVLSGGDPLTLNEAKLEKILRRLRDIPHVEILRLGTRAPVVNPFRITPSLLKMMRKYQPIYINTHFNHYKELTPEAVAACEGLADAGFPLGNQSVLLAGVNDSPGVMKKLVHELLKARVRPYYLYQCDLSVGISHFRTSIGKGIEIIEALRGHTSGLGVPTYVVDCPAGGGKVPVGPQYVLSRSDNKVIFRNYEGQITVYPEPVDHPPTMEHDPATNDPKYQNNLGPSRLLRDSHFAIEPSYRDLDDD, encoded by the coding sequence ATGAATATTGTGACGCGCGGCACCTTCTGGCACGACGTAGCGGATAAAGACTGGACAGATTGGAAGTGGCAGATGCGCCACCGCATCACCACTGTCGACCAGTTGCGGAAAGTGTTTCCGGAAATTCCCACCGTGGAAACCGAACAAATCGATCGTGTGTTAACCCATTTTCGAATGGCTATCACGCCCTACTACGCCAGCTTGATCGACATCACGAATCCGCATTGTCCGGTGCGCTTGCAGGCCGTTCCGTCGGCCTACGAACTCATGAAGGCGCCGGAAGATCTCACCGATCCGCTCGACGAGGATCGCGACACCATCGCACCGCATCTGACTTATCGGTACCCCGATCGCGTGCTGATGCTGCTGACCGAAGTCTGCAACATGTACTGCCGTCACTGCACGCGGCGCCGCAAAGTGGGAGAAGTCGACGCGGCCTTCGACGATGAGATTATCGATCAACAGGTGGCGGCCATCGCGGCTCGTCCTCAGGTACGCGACATCGTGTTGTCCGGCGGCGATCCGCTGACGCTCAACGAAGCGAAATTGGAAAAAATCCTTCGCCGCCTACGCGACATTCCCCACGTCGAAATTTTGCGCCTGGGAACGCGCGCGCCGGTCGTCAATCCGTTTCGCATCACACCCAGTTTGCTGAAGATGATGCGCAAGTACCAGCCGATCTATATAAATACGCACTTCAACCATTACAAAGAGCTGACACCCGAGGCGGTGGCGGCTTGCGAAGGCCTAGCCGATGCCGGCTTCCCGCTGGGCAATCAATCGGTACTGTTGGCGGGCGTGAACGACTCGCCCGGTGTGATGAAAAAGCTCGTACACGAATTGCTCAAAGCGCGCGTGCGGCCTTATTACCTCTACCAGTGCGACCTATCGGTGGGCATCAGCCACTTTCGAACGAGCATCGGCAAAGGGATCGAGATCATCGAGGCGCTGCGCGGCCACACCTCCGGGTTGGGCGTGCCGACCTACGTCGTGGATTGTCCCGCCGGTGGCGGCAAAGTGCCGGTCGGGCCGCAGTATGTGCTCTCCCGCAGCGACAACAAGGTCATTTTCCGCAACTACGAAGGTCAAATCACGGTCTACCCCGAGCCGGTCGACCATCCGCCGACGATGGAACACGACCCGGCCACGAATGATCCGAAATACCAGAACAATCTGGGTCCTTCGCGCTTGCTGCGTGATTCGCATTTCGCGATCGAACCGAGTTATCGGGATTTGGACGACGATTGA